The following coding sequences are from one Manduca sexta isolate Smith_Timp_Sample1 chromosome 7, JHU_Msex_v1.0, whole genome shotgun sequence window:
- the LOC115451822 gene encoding ubiquitin-like protein 3 gives MSAKNIPGDKINLRLILVSGKTKEFVFSPVDSAGDIAIHVYDNWPEADWASECVSRAEILRLIYQGRFLHSSVTLGALGLPLGRTTVMHLVPREHLPEPNSHDQRQKSKGGSSSCCSASCCIL, from the exons ATTAACCTGCGGCTGATCCTGGTGTCGGGCAAGACGAAGGAGTTCGTGTTCAGCCCCGTGGACTCGGCGGGCGACATCGCCATACACGTCTACGACAATTGGCCCGAAG CGGACTGGGCGTCTGAGTGCGTGTCGCGCGCGGAGATCTTGCGGCTGATCTATCAGGGCCGGTTCCTGCACAGCTCGGTGACGCTGGGCGCGCTGGGGCTGCCGCTCGGCCGCACCACCGTCATGCACCTCGTGCCGCGCGAACATCTGCCCGAGCCTAACTCACATG ATCAAAGGCAAAAGAGTAAAGGTGGCTCGAGCAGTTGTTGTTCAGCATCGTGCTGCATATTGTAA